ATGCCGACTGACATCCGGACGAGCGTATCGGTGATTCCGAGTGCAGCCCGTGCTTTTTCTCCCAACGGTTCGTGCGTCATCGCCGCAGGCAGTTGGATGAGTGATTCCACGCCCCCCACAGAGACTGCCAACGAAAACTCAGAAAGCGCTTCGAGAAACGCAATCGCATCGGACTGATCGCCAGCCAAATCGAACGAGAGAATACCCCCATAGCCCGACTGCTGACGGTCGGCTAACTCGTGTTGTGGGTGCGATTCCAGCCCGGGATAGAAGACGTCCGAAACTGCCGGATGGGTTTCGAGATACTCTGCGATGACCATGGCGTTTGCCTCGTGGTCGCGCATCCGAGACGGGAGTGTTTTCATCCCACGGAGGAAGAGGTACGCATCAAACGGGGGCATCTGATTGCCGAGGGCGATCTGCTGGAGAAAGCCCATCTCTTCAGCCAAGGGATCGTGATCGGTGACGACAGCACCACCGATCGAGTCGGAGTGACCGTTAAGATACTTCGTGGTCGAGTGGGCCACGACATCAGCACCGAGCGAAAGCGGTTGTTGGAAGTACGGAGAGAGGAACGTATTATCGACACCAAGCAAGGAGTTATTCGCGTGTGCGACAGCAGCGATCGCTGCTATATCACAGAGGCGCATCGATGGGTTCGTTGGTGACTCTACCCAGACCAGCTTCGTTTCTGGTTGCATGGCCGCTTCGACGTTCCCCACGTCGGTCGCATCGACAGCGGTTACCTCGACATTCAGCCGTTGTTCAAAGAAGTCTGTCAACATCCGCGTCGTGCCCGCATAGAGGTCGTCGAACGCGACGATATGGTCGCCTGGTTCGACGATTGAGAGAAATGTGGTTGCAATTGCAGCGGATCCGGAGGAAAAACAGAGTCCGTGATTCGCCTGTTCGAGGCTGGCGATCCGTGTTTCGGCAGCGTGTCGTGTGGGGTTTGACAGCCGGCCATATAGGAACTCTCCTCGATCTGGATCGACTTCCTCTAACGAGAGATCTGGGTCGACGTTCGAAAGCGTGTAGGTGGACGCCAAGTGAATGGGGACGGTAACGTCGCCTGCTTTCGTGTTTGCGGGGTCTTCACCGGTGGAGACACTTCGTGTCTCGAAGTGAGAGTGATGTTCGGATGCCATAGTCAGTAACAGACCCTCCATACTGTATAAACATGCTTATTTCTCGGTAATAGAGTGAAAAGAAACCATTATTTGCGGTTATGATTTGGTGATTATTCCATTTTTCCTGTTGGAATCACTGGATCTCACTCAACGTGAATATATGGTGGTTCAGATGATTTTTCAGATGCATTGGAAGATGGGTCGAGTTTGACGCTCGATCAGTCGTCCGTTGAATGTTTTATACTGAAACTGGCTGTAGGGCGAGTAATGCCACCACTTCATTCGGATGCGGTCGGTCGGCTACTTGAGTGGACGAGTCCGTCAATCGATGACGTGCTTTCGAGGATGGAAGCTCGTGCAGAACAAGAGGGATTCCCGACAGTCGGTCCGGAGGTCGGTCAGACGCTCGCGCTGTGTACCCGGTTAGGAAATACCCAGTCGGTGTTCGAACTCGGGTCCGGTTTTGGCTACTCGGCGTATTGGATAGCCCGCGCGCTGCCGGACGATGGATCGATCGTGCTGACCGAACGGAACGCCGACCGACTCGACGACGCCCGGTCGTACTTCGAGCAGGGTGGACTCGAAGACCGCGCGGTCTTCGAACACGGCGAGGCACTCGACATCGTCGCACAGTACGACGGTCCGTTCGATCTCATCGTGCTCGATCACGACACCGTCGACTATACGCAGGGATTCGATGCTGTTCGAGCGCTAGTTGCTCCCGGTGGTGCCATCATTGCTGACAACGTTGCCTGCGTGGATGCCCTCACACCAGACAGTCTCCTCGCTACACTCGGTGGGGAATCTGCACCGAACGACAGAACGCGGGCCGTCGCCGATTTCTTCGAGCACGTCAAAGCTGCCCCTGATTTCGAAACGTACGTTCTCCCTGTCGGTGAAGGACTCGCCGTCTCTTACCGAAGCCGGTAGTCTGCCTACGCACAACAGGGCCAGCGCAAAACAGTGCCTCGCTTTGCGTATCCAGAGAGGCGAAGGTTCTCGACCGGTTTTACTCGACCGACTCTGTGAAAAATTCCTTGATGACTGTCTCCTCAGCGTTGTGGAGTACGACGCTGGCGGTCGATTTGCTGACCGCTAGCGCGTCTGCGAGAGTAATGAGTGAACACTCACGGGGAGTGCCGTAGTACCCCTGTTCGAGTGCTCCAGTCATGACTTGCCGTTGGCGGTCGGTCAAGAGCCCGGTCGAATCGGTCGTTTGTGTAACGGAGACGATGTCGTAGGTGAAACCAGCAGTATCAAACTCGTCTTTGAGTTGAGAGAGCCGTTCGTGTGTGGTAGTTATCTCCGAGATCACCCATCAATCCCGGATGATGGGGGGAAAACGAGGGAGATCTTCTGAGGCGATAACAGCGCGGTAGAGAAGGGGAACGAACGGGATCGAGTACTGAATGAGAAGCGCTTCCTCATCAGTATGTAACATCTCATACGAGGATAGCACATAGACTCTTCGAGTCCACGGACGAGCGCCATCGCGTCTGATGTCCGAATTTCGAGGATCACTAGCATCCCGTCATCTGTTGGGAGTCCAGACAGAATTCAGAACTTATCATCCGGAAATTCGGTCGAGAGAGCAGCCGGCCCGCCAGGGAGTTTGGCTTTCAGCTGTGCTCTGGGCATATTCTGTCTAGTTGCTCGCCGGTGATATCCATGTAGCCACGAACATGTGCAATACGTTGTCTCGATACTGTTATTTGGAACGATCGAACTGGTTTGGTTTGTGTAGTGGAACGATGGACGTGTACAGCGTGATTTCCAATCCGACGCTGCTGCGCTCCTGTCGATGCCATCGGTTACTCGTCGTGTTTAGGCAAATTGCTGTGGTGGAATCGCACTCTCACAGCGCTGCTTGCTCCCCTGGTAATTGATATAAATTTAAAAGTATTTACTCGATATACCTGATGGAATGTGTCCGATCGTCGGCAGTGAGTTATGTCTCAATATCAAACCGTGGCACAGAGCTATCACGGGAAGTCACCGTACACACGGGCTGTCATCACGCTTGTTGATGTGTATGCACGTGTGTGAAAATTATACTCCTGACTTTACAAATTCTTCATCGAACATCGAATGGCTTCTCTGAGTAATTTACAGAACTGATGGTCTCTGTCTATGAGTGATCTCAAATCGAGTGTCTGTAATCATGGCTGCCGCATACTAGTGTGAATGCCCAATTCACGACTGGTGGCTCCTTCGAAATGTGTGATTAATTTTGCATTATTTCCCTTCGATCTGTACTGTAAATTTTCAACATAGTTGGAGTCAGGCTCAGTATCAACACGGGAAATAGGATCTTAGTTGGTTAGATCTGGACGGACAGTCGTCGTTTCTGACTGATGGTTTCGGTGGCTCTCTCGACGTGGCTCATCTAAAACGAATGTGATCATATTGAAAGAAGCTGATCTATTGCTCGACCCAGCACTTCTCTGAGACGAACGAAGCGGTAGCATTGATCGATACTATGCGAATGATATCAACTACTCAACAGAGGAATTCAACTTATAATTCTGCTCGGCGCTTCGCGGAGTACCAGTACATTCCGAGAACGATCACGCCCAGTCCGATTGTAAGGAGGAGATTAATGTACGAAAGTGTGTGCGAAGCGGTGCTCTGTCGACTGAGAACAAACGAGAGAGTACTTAGACACAGCATGAACACGAGAAACATAAAGAGTAGCCAGAGGTACGGTCGATAATCGTAGACCAACGACCAGAAATCGTCGTACCACGTCATACATCCCGTTTCTGTCGCCGGTTTCAAGAACCTTCGCACCCGAGATGATCCGGCTCTCACGAATGATTGAGATTTGGTCTCTCGTTGTCGGTCAAATCGATGTTCTCGAATGGTCCGGTCGCTTTAGTACTGTGTTGAGAACGAACACACAGAAGCCGTATTTGTACCAGTCAAACAACAAAGACGGATATTTATGTTGGTACTTCCAGTTCGTGGCATGGACCGAGACGGAACGGAAAGCAAAACGATACAATCGGTCGAAAACGCATTCCGTATCCTGAATGAACTTCTGCGTCGGGAGCAAGCAACCGTTACGGAACTCAGCGACGTTGTCGGGCTCTCGAAGGGAACAGTCCATCATTACCTAGCAACACTGCGAAACGAGAACGTTGTCGAACAAGTCGACGGGAAATACCAGCTCGGGCTTCGATCACTCTCGTTTGGTGGCGCGGCACGCGAGCGAGAGACAGTCTTTCAAATCGGCAAAGATGGTGTAGATCGGCTCGCTGAGACGACCGGTGAGACGGCACGATTAGTCGTCGAACGCGACGGCTACGGTATTACCCTTCATCAGGCGACGTCAGCAGATCGCAACGAAGTTCAAACGTATCTAGGAACGCGGGAAAATCTACACAGCACTGCTGCAGGAAAGGCGATGCTTTCTGTGATGGACAACGAACACAAAGACATCGTTTCACAGGTGCAGCTGTCTCAACACACTGAACACACGATCGTCGATCCGGCGGAGTTGCGCGAGGAACTCGCGGATATCCGCTCAAGCGGGATCGCTTTTGACAATGAAGAACAGTTCGATGGCGTCCGCTGTGTTGCGACCGCAATTACTACTGATACTGACGATCTTCTCGGTGCAATCAGTGTGAATGGCCCTGCCGAGCGGATTGACGATGCGATGTTCTACAAAGAGATCCCACAAGCGCTTCAAAACGTAGCAGGCGTTATCGAAATCAACACCGCCTATCTCGGATGGATGGAACAAACGACTGAAAATTTAACGTGAGGTGTATGATATCCGGAACAAATCTGACGGAGCATTACGTTCGTAATATTGTAAGGTATCGAGAACACGAAACGACAGCAGTAGCCTGCTACAGTAGGCTAACTGTAAACTGGACCGGTTTGGTTACAGTATAATCATCTTCGGACCGATAGATTGCTGTTGGATTCACACCCCACGACGTTCTGGATTGAGGACTTTGCTTGTCTCGCTGTCAAATGACACGAATCCTTCGGGAACGACAGTGGCTCCTTACCATTTAATCGTCAGATGTGATTACCCGACACACCATCGTTAGCGAGATCACACGTAGCAATCACACTGTCTCCCGTGCTCAGAGTTGCTGTTTCACTCTTTGTGTCGTGACCGGTCCGATCGCTCAGGATAGCTCTCGCCAACTGTGCTGGGGCTTCCAGCCGAGGAGTTCGGACGCTTTCGATCGGTCGGCAAGGCTCTCGACAGTGCCACGTACGTCTCGCCAGCGTCGAGGAGATCAGTCGTAATATATGTATCAGAGACGTCCACACAGCGCTTTCCTCGAGAGATGTTTGCCGCCTCGTAACCGTGTTCGCCGAGATGTGCAAGGACTTTCGACCCGATTCACCCATTACCACCGGTCACGGCGACGATTGAGCATCCCATTGTACTTTCATATCCATCTTATTTGGATTAAACATTTTCGTATTCTATCTTTTTGTGGAATCAACCGTGAGCTGTGAGTGAATAGCGATCATTCATTGTGTAGCTACTTTTGTTGCATGGGTGAATTAGTCGCACCGTCAGAATCCTTTGCCAGAAAGAACGCAGCGCCGACGCTCACTGTGGTTTTTCTCGAGCACAGGCTACAAGCTCAATCACAGCCAAGAGCTGCTCGACAATCATTCAAACTCTATGAACGAGTGCGAATCGGTCTGTTCTGAAGACCTAGTTTTATCACCAATTTAGACGCGCTAGATATCATGAGTAAACAGGATTTATTCGAGTGGATTGACGGGAATGAATCGCGCTTGAAGCGCATCGCACAATCGATCTGGGAGACACCCGAACTCGGTCTCCATGAGGAGGAATCTGCGTCAGTACTCATCGAAGCGCTCGAAAACGAAGGATTCGAAGTCGAAACAGGCGTTGGGGGGATGCCAACAGCGTTTGTTGCCTCGTACGGCGAAGACGAGCCACATATCGGCATCCTCGGTGAGTACGATGCACTCCCCGGACTCTCTCAGAAGAGCACAGCAGAGCGTGATCCCATAGAACAGGGCGCGCCCGGCCACGGGTGCGGGCACAACCTCTTCGGGACGGCAGGTGTCGGTGCAGCCATCGCAGTGAAAAACGCACTCGATGCAGGTGCTGTCGATGGGACCGTCATCTTCTACGGCTGTCCCGCTGAAGAGACGCTCATCGGTAAGACCTATATGGCGCGAGCTGGCGTCTTCGATGATCTTGCGGCGGCGCTGACGTGGCATCCTGGTGATCTCAGTACTCCTCGAATGGGATCTTCGAACGCGATGAACTCGCTCATGTACACGTTTGAAGGCGTTTCCTCTCACGCAGCGGGCTCTCCGGAGTCGGGCCGGAGTGCACTCGACGGCGTCCAGTTGCTGAACACTGGTGTTGAGTATATGCGCGAACACATCTCTGCCGATGCTCGGATGCACTACACGATCACTGACGGTGGGCAGGCACCGAACGTCGTTCCGGCCGAATCGACTGTCTGGTACTTCGTCCGTGCTCCCGAGCGCAGTGAGGTCGAGCGGAACACCGAGTGGCTCCGTGACATTGCGGACGCTGCCGCAAAGATGAGCCAAACAGACGTCACTGAGCGGTTTCTCACTGGATGTTATGACTACCGTCCCAACGAAATTATCTCAGATGTCATTTGGGAGAATATGCGTCAGATCGGTCCGATCGATTACGATGAGGCGGACTATGAGTTCGCCGCGGATCTGAAAGCGACCGTCCCCGACGACCGGATCGAAGCGAATCTCTCGAACGTTCCCGACGAACTCTCTGCGGAGATCTGTGACGAATCACTCCATCCCGAACCCGTTGCGCCATACGATTACGACCGACAGATGGCGGGCTCGACCGACGTCGGTGACGTGAGCTGGATCGTTCCGATGGGACAGTTCAGCGCCGCAACGTGGCCAGTGGGGACGCCCGGCCATTCGTGGCAGGTCGTTGCGGCGAATGGCGATTTTGGACAGAAAGGCGTCACCTTCGCTGCGAAAGTGCTCGCAGGAGCGATTTACGACTTGCT
The nucleotide sequence above comes from Halocatena marina. Encoded proteins:
- a CDS encoding PLP-dependent aspartate aminotransferase family protein, which produces MASEHHSHFETRSVSTGEDPANTKAGDVTVPIHLASTYTLSNVDPDLSLEEVDPDRGEFLYGRLSNPTRHAAETRIASLEQANHGLCFSSGSAAIATTFLSIVEPGDHIVAFDDLYAGTTRMLTDFFEQRLNVEVTAVDATDVGNVEAAMQPETKLVWVESPTNPSMRLCDIAAIAAVAHANNSLLGVDNTFLSPYFQQPLSLGADVVAHSTTKYLNGHSDSIGGAVVTDHDPLAEEMGFLQQIALGNQMPPFDAYLFLRGMKTLPSRMRDHEANAMVIAEYLETHPAVSDVFYPGLESHPQHELADRQQSGYGGILSFDLAGDQSDAIAFLEALSEFSLAVSVGGVESLIQLPAAMTHEPLGEKARAALGITDTLVRMSVGIEHVDDLISDLDKGFAAMSETPLSET
- a CDS encoding O-methyltransferase, with amino-acid sequence MPPLHSDAVGRLLEWTSPSIDDVLSRMEARAEQEGFPTVGPEVGQTLALCTRLGNTQSVFELGSGFGYSAYWIARALPDDGSIVLTERNADRLDDARSYFEQGGLEDRAVFEHGEALDIVAQYDGPFDLIVLDHDTVDYTQGFDAVRALVAPGGAIIADNVACVDALTPDSLLATLGGESAPNDRTRAVADFFEHVKAAPDFETYVLPVGEGLAVSYRSR
- a CDS encoding helix-turn-helix domain-containing protein, translating into MISEITTTHERLSQLKDEFDTAGFTYDIVSVTQTTDSTGLLTDRQRQVMTGALEQGYYGTPRECSLITLADALAVSKSTASVVLHNAEETVIKEFFTESVE
- a CDS encoding IclR family transcriptional regulator, with amino-acid sequence MDRDGTESKTIQSVENAFRILNELLRREQATVTELSDVVGLSKGTVHHYLATLRNENVVEQVDGKYQLGLRSLSFGGAARERETVFQIGKDGVDRLAETTGETARLVVERDGYGITLHQATSADRNEVQTYLGTRENLHSTAAGKAMLSVMDNEHKDIVSQVQLSQHTEHTIVDPAELREELADIRSSGIAFDNEEQFDGVRCVATAITTDTDDLLGAISVNGPAERIDDAMFYKEIPQALQNVAGVIEINTAYLGWMEQTTENLT
- a CDS encoding amidohydrolase, translated to MSKQDLFEWIDGNESRLKRIAQSIWETPELGLHEEESASVLIEALENEGFEVETGVGGMPTAFVASYGEDEPHIGILGEYDALPGLSQKSTAERDPIEQGAPGHGCGHNLFGTAGVGAAIAVKNALDAGAVDGTVIFYGCPAEETLIGKTYMARAGVFDDLAAALTWHPGDLSTPRMGSSNAMNSLMYTFEGVSSHAAGSPESGRSALDGVQLLNTGVEYMREHISADARMHYTITDGGQAPNVVPAESTVWYFVRAPERSEVERNTEWLRDIADAAAKMSQTDVTERFLTGCYDYRPNEIISDVIWENMRQIGPIDYDEADYEFAADLKATVPDDRIEANLSNVPDELSAEICDESLHPEPVAPYDYDRQMAGSTDVGDVSWIVPMGQFSAATWPVGTPGHSWQVVAANGDFGQKGVTFAAKVLAGAIYDLLADRETLDAAREAFEADIGTDAYETPLPAESEPPFDVTAMRDT